The following nucleotide sequence is from Catillopecten margaritatus gill symbiont.
CTTCATGAAAAGCCCCCTCATCTCGAAATGACCAAATATACATTTTCAAAGATTTTAGCTCGACACAAGCTTTGTCAGCGATATACTCCAAATGCAAGGTAGCAAAATCAGGTTGTCCTGTCTTTGGGCATAAGCAAGTAAACTCTGGCATGTCAATTTGAATAACATAGTCACGCTCAGAATTTGGATTGTCAAAAATTTCTAGGGTTTTACTGGGTTGAGAAGACATTGGATAAATTTTCTTTTTATAAAAGGGGTATTTTACACTTTCCTTGGTAGTAATCGCCATACAGTTGCCAACTTATCATGTCGAAAAACATATAATAACAAGGTAAGCCCAAGCGCTAATAAGTGTACCCACCAAAGTCCAATCCACACAAAGGTCTCTCCTTGTTCTAACGAGGATTTAGCCACCATTAAAGCGTTATTATATAAAATAAAAGCGGCAACGCCAAATATTACCCCCAAATTCTTCCCTCCTCTGGGTGACGCTTTACCCAGTAACACACCTAAAAATGACAAGATAAGGGTGCTGAGTGGCTGCGAGAGTCGCCATTGCAATTCTGCTATATCTTTAGCGTTGTCTGAATAGAGTAAATCAATCGTACTTCGTGATTCTATTTTGGTAAAGTTAATATTTGCCTGTTGCTTTTCACCATCTACAATCTGCAAATCATACAAATCAAAGTTTAAAATCCTTTTATTAACATCACCTGGAAATCCATGATAACGCACACCATCCTTGAGGCGTAAATAGGCACTATTGGTATCTAAGTCAGTATATTTTTGTGCTTCTTTTGCCAGGGTAATAACAGGTTCGTCATTGATAAGGGTGTAAATAAACACCTCTTCCATGGTTTGCTGCGTACCTTCAACACCGTCTTCCACTTTAGAGGCATAAAAAACGATGTTGCCACCTTTGAATTTTTGGAATTCTTTTTGCTTGATAAAGGCAAACTCTGAAGCATTGTCGCTACGGCTCATAATAAGCCCTCTTTGTTGCTTGGTCCAAGGCACTACCAATGTTGTCAACAATAAAATAAAGATAAATACCGGTAATACTACTGGCTGGATAAATACCATAAAATGTTTATCGCCAATACCCATTGAATTCATGACAACTGCCTCTGAATCTTTATACAGTTTATTGATTGCTAAAATAATAGCTAAAAATAAAGAGAGAGACAAGATTAAAGGTACATCTCTAATCATATTAAACATAATCAACGGTAGCAAATCAGTAGTGGGGATACCGTGCTTCAAACTTTCCTTCACCATTAACACCACTTGATTGCCAAAAATAACTAGGCCGATAATTAAGAAAATTGCACCCAACACTACCCATACATTGCGCGTTAAATATTTTGCAACAATCGTGTTAATTAAAAAATAAGCGTGTTTAAAGGGAATTAATGACTTCATACGCTAAGTATAAAAGATTTTATTTCTTTTGTGCCATCGATGAGAAGAATTCATCGTTGGTTTTGGTTAGTTTTAAACGGTCAATTAAGAATTCCGCTGCCTCTACTGTGTCCATCGGATGTAAAATTTTACGTAAAATCCACATCTTTTGCAGCTCCTTCTCATTTGTAATTAACTCTTCACGACGGGTGCCAGAAGCATTAATATTAATCGCTGGGAAAATACGCTTTTCACTCAAACGACGCTCCAAGTGTAATTCCATATTACCCGTTCCCTTGAATTCTTGGTAAATTACCTCATCCATTTTAGAACCTGTATCAATTAATGCCGTAGCAATGATGGTGATGCTACCACCATTTTCAATATTTCTTGCCGCACCAAAGAAGCGCTTTGGTCGTTGCAAGGCATTCGCATCCACACCACCCGTCAATACCTTACCCGAAGACGGGGCAACGGTATTATAGGCACGGGCTAAACGAGTAATAGAGTCTAATAAAATAATCACATCTCTACCCTGTTCTGCACGGCGTTTGGCTTTTTCAATGACGATTTCAGCTACTTGCACATGACGCTTTGCTGATTCATCAAAAGTTGAAGCAACCACTTCACCTCGTACTGTGCGTGCCATTTCTGTTACTTCTTCGGGACGCTCATCAATCAATAAAACAATCAATTCGCATTCTGGATGATTGCGGGAAATAGAAGCTGCAATATTTTGCATAATCATCGTTTTACCTGCTTTTGGCGGTGCCACCAACAAGCCTCTCTGCCCTTTACCAAAAGGTGCAATTAAATCAATCACTCTCGCAGTAATGTCTTCCGTGCCACCATTACCAATCTCCAATCCAATACGCTCTTCGGGGTGCAAAGGTGTGAGTGAGGCAAAAGGCACTCGGTTTCTAATCTTATCTGGTTCTTCGTTATTCACCTCATAAACCTTTACCAAGGCAAAATATTTTTCACCTTTCTTTGGTGCGCGAGTCTTACCCGAAACCACATCGCCAGTTGATAGATTGAAGCGACGAATTTGATTAGGCGATACATAAATATCATCAGGTCCAGAAACATAAGAATCGTCTGCAGACCTTAAAAATCCATACCCTTCCTGTAAAATATCCAGCACACCATCACCAATCACCTCTTCATCATTAGATGCCTTATGTTTTAAAATAGAAAAAATAAGGGTTTGTTTTTTGGCTCTGGCAATATTTTCAATACCAAGAGATTGTGCTAATTCCAATAGTTCTTCGGCTGTAGAGCGCTTTAAGTCAGATAATTTCATAATTTTCCTAAGTGTAGGCGTGTTATAAGTGCCAGTCAGAATGACCAACAAAGAGGTGTTGCCCAACAATAGTCAGGACTTTTTTAAATAAATTATACTATTTTCAAAAAATAATTATACTAAAAAGTGCTGATAGTTTTCCATTTTAGTGTGCTTAAAAAATTAAGGATACTTATTGCTATCATTGATTTTTTAAGCGCGCTAAAATGGGAAAGGATTGGTGCTTTTGTATTATTACTTTTTGAAAATGGTATTAGTTTGTAAGTTTGGGGTGCCCTTTAGATATTGGCGTCAATAAATGCACTCAACTCTGCTTTAGATAATGCACCCATTTTGGTTCCTTCAACCACACCTTCCTTAAATAACAACATCGTTGGAATACCGCGAATACCATATTTTGGGGGAGTTTGGTCATTTTCATCAATATTCACCTTGGCAATAACAATCTTGCCATCATACTCATCAGCAATTTCATCAAGGGTTGGTGCTAATGCTTTACAAGGTCCACACCATGGCGCCCAAAAATCAACTAAAACCGTAGAAGGTGAGTTAACCACATCTGCTTCAAAAGAATCGTCCGTTACTACTTTAATTTTATCGTTCATATTTATTTTGTCTGAATATCGCTAGAAAAAGCATTGAATTTCGGTAGATTATAGCGTCATTTATTGTTTTAGGTGTCTTATTTTATAATTTTTCTTGTAAAAACTGCTTTAACCTGTGTTCTTCTGCTTTACTAAGCGGCTTATTGTTGGCGTTACTAATAAAAAAAACATCTTCTACGCGCTCACCCATTGTTGAAATTCTTGCGTTTATCAAATGAATATCCAATTCATAAAAAACATGTGCAATATTAGACAGTAGCCCTTGTTTATCAATCACACTTACCTCAACTTCAGTTAAATCCCACCTACTATTATGGCTAAATGTAATTTTCATTTTATGATCAAAGTAGCGATGCGTATATTTCTCACTCATTTCTCTAACATTGACATCACTGCGCACAAGCTCTGCCAACTCCCCTTCTATTACTTGATTAATATCAGTATTCTCCAAAATATCATCTTGTAAAACACTGATAGTGTTGTAGGCCTTGTGATCTTTACTGGTTATAATTTTTGCATCAACAATATCTAGGCCTAATTTTTCAATAACACTCACTAATTTAAAGAATAAACCCTTAAAGTCTTCACTATGGACAAAAATATCAACCACATTGTGTTCTGATAAGCGGCTCAGAACTCTAATTGTCTTATCGTTTTTCTTGGTCAGACATTGTAAATGCCACAGCATATCATCCACCTGATAGCGTAAAAAATAATCTTTCGGCAAAGTATCCAGTATTGTACCCACCTGCTGTAAATCATAGCCCTGCTGGATAACTGACACTATAAGCGCTTGATTCACTTCTTTAACTTTAACATTAATACTCGGCACCTTAACATCTTCTTGCAATTGTTCTTTAGCCTTATAAAACAGTTTTTTAAGTAAAGAATCTTTCCAGCCATTCCATAAATCTGCTTTAGTAGCACGAATATCTGCCACAGTCAGTAAATACAAAAATTCTAAGAACTCAACCGTTTTTACAGTTTTAACAAACTTTTTAATCACCTCAAAATCTTCTAAATCTTGTTTTTGTGCCACTTGCGTCATTAGCAAATGTTGCTCAACTAAGCCCGATACTAAAGCAACATCCTTCGCTTTAAAATGATGATGCTTAAGAAAATCTTGTGCATCTTTTGCCCCTAAAGTGGCATGATTGCCACCTCTCCCTTTAGCGATATCATGAAACAAGCCTGCTAAAAAAAGTAACTCAGGCTTGTCCATAGTTTGCGCAATTTCACTACACAAATCAAACTCTTGGGTAAACTCACTGACAAAGAAGCGCCTAAGATTACGAATCACAAATAAAGTATGTTGGTCCACTGTATAAGCATGGAATAAATCATACTGCATCAAACCCGTTATCTTGCCAAAAGCAGGAATATAGCGCTCTAAAATACCGTAACGATTCATCAATTTAAGCGCTTTATTAACCCCTCTTTTTTGTTGTAATAGCTCGATAAATAGGCGGTTATTTTGGCGTTCTTTGTAATAGTTTTTATTGATTAAACCAATATCTTTTTGCATTTGTCTGAGCGTGTCGGCACTAATGCCACTAACATAGTTGTGTTTTGCCACCAACAAAAAAATCTCAATAAAAGCAGAAGGATGTTTGCTAAAAACAGTACTATCGGTCATATAAATATAACCATGGCTGATTACAAAACGCTCATTTAGATGTTGCACATGCAACACACTCTCTTCAAATAATTGCAATAAAATATCGTTCAGACGCGCTACTTTAGTTGCTGTTTGATAATAGTCACGCATCAATTGCTCAACTGCCATTGCATCACCGTCACTATAACCCAATACCTTTGCAACCTCGCGTTGATATTGAAAAGCCACTCTGTCCTCTCGGCGTTTGGCAATCACATGTAAAGCAAAACGCACTTTCCATAAAAATGACTGTGCTTCTATCAATAAATCATATTCACTTTGGGTTAAATATTCCTTTTCCACCAAATCAGAGAGCAAATCCACATCAAAATACCACTTTGCCACCCATGCTACTGTTTGAATATCACGCAGTCCGCCAGGGCTTTCTTTTAAGTTTGGCTCTAAATTATAGGCGGTATTGGAATAATTTAAATGACGATTATGCTGCTCTTTTTGCTTACCGACAAAGAAAGAACGAGAAGACCAATCACTAGATTTAATCATCGCTTTCATTCTTAAAAACAAAGATTCCTTACCCACTAAAATACGCGATTCTGACAAATTTGTTGCCACACTCAAATCGTGAATATTCGCTACACAATCAGCAATATCACGGGTTGCATGCCCAACTTCTAAGCCTACATCCCACAAGAAAGTTAAAAACTTAGATAGATTTTGTTGGTGTGTGTCGTGTGAACCGTTCGGAATTAAAATCAACAAATCAATGTCGGAATGCAAATGCAACTCACCACGACCATAGCCACCTACAGCCGCTAAACAAAGTTGCCCACTAATGTCAAAGGCTCGCCAAATATCTTGCAATAATGCATCCACTTCGTCGCTGCGTTTTTGCACTAAGGCATCAACAGAGTCGGGGGTTTTTAAAAAATCTGCTTCCAGTGAGGCTTGCAACGCCTGATATTTTTCTTTGTAAGCGGCAAGTTCCATTATTTTTGTAGTAACTTTTGCAAACCTGGAAATGCCTTGCCTGATTCTGTCAAATGTTGCGTAATTAAATGCTTAATCGGCGGAAAACGCTCGGCAAAATTCAACACAAAACGCCTAACTTGCTTGGCAATTGGTGCATCATTTGTAAACAATGCCACAATGCCATTAGTGCCGTAAAACATCACACGGGTTAAATGAATTTGCTTTTTCTCAAACAAACTCAACAAAGCCTGTGAGCCAATGTCCTGCCCATTCGCCATCGCCTCTTTAATCAGTGTCGTAAGAATGTCCTGCCCTCTCAAACCTAAATTAAATCCGTGTGCCGTTACTGGGTGCATTCCGACTGCCGCATCACCAATCAAAGCAAAACGCTTGGCGATAAAAGTCTTGGCATGAACCCCCATTAATGGATAAGAATGACGCTTACCAACTTGTGTTATCTGTCCCAATTCTCCCCTAAAATCTTGGGTCATCTTTGCGTTAAACGCTTCTTCGCTCATCTCTAAAATCGCCTGAGATTGCTCAGTTGATACCGTCAAAACTACAGAAGACTCATCGCCAATCATTGGCAACAACGCCAAAGTTTGCCCATAATCAAAACATTCTAGGGCAATATTTTGATGACTTTTCTCGTGCTTCATCTTGGTTACAATCATCACCTTGGAAAAATCTTTCATTGTCGATGGAATGCCGACTTTACGACGAATGCCAGAAAAACGACTGTCCGCCGCAATCACCAATTTTGCCTCAACCATCTCGCCATCAGCAAAGACAACTTTAGAGTGTGCCTGCTGATAATTCACATCCTCCACCCTTGCATCGGTCATTATTGTAATATTATCTGCTTGCGATGCACGCTGATATAACGCTTGTCGGATTTGATAATTTGGCACAAGATAGCCCAACGCCTCAATATTTGAATCTTCACTTTTGAAATTCAACAACGATTTTGAGTCACCATCAAATACCTTGGCTTCTTTCAACAAAGACACCTCGCTCTGATCTATCAACGCCCAAACCCCCAATTTACTCAAAATATCAAGCGACTGATGCGTCAAAGCAATTTCCCTACCATCATAAGTTGGTTTAGAAATCGCCTCTAAACCCGAACGCTCCACCACCAATACCTCAGCATCAGTGTTCATCATCGAACAAGCAAAACTTAATCCTGCTGGTCCACCGCCAATAATTACAATATCGTAGTTAGTTTGCATTTTTTATTTCTAAATTAATGAGATAATGACGCCTATTATAACGACCAAGCGCCGATACTAATTATGATTTATGTTATTGTTCAATTTAGCTGTATTTTTTACTTTATTTTTAACGCTCGTTTTGAGGCATTAGACACATTTTCCTATGTCTTTATTGGCATTGCAATCATCATCGGACTGAGTGCGGTAGCAACAATGAAACTCAGTAATCTCAACATCGTCCCCACTCTAAAAGACCAACATCAATTGGTTACAAGTGGTATTTATCGCTGGATTCGTCATCCAATGTACACCAGTGTTCTAGCGCTGTGCTTTGCATTTGCTACAACCAATGACCATAAAATAGCACAGTTGGTGATGTTGGTATTGTTGGTTGATTTGGTGCTAAAATCCAATCTAGAAGAAAAATTACTCACCCAGCGTTTTGACAGCTACCAAAACTACAAAAGCAAAACTGGGCGTTTTATTCCTTTCTTATAAATAGTGTTACTCTCTAAGCCTCTTCGACCAATAATTTGCTTTTTTCATTGATTTTTTAACCCCTCTGCCAGTTCGATACATCTGCGTAACTTCTCGTTGTGCGATACGATGATTGGCTCTTGCAGCTATAAGTGTAAAGTGATAAGCCTTAGTTAAGCTTCTTTCAACGCCCTGACCTTTTTCATAATGCCGTGCAACATCTAAATAAGCCTCTAAATTACCTTGATTAAGTGCCTGCTGATAGAGACGATGTGATTGATAGTAGTCTTTCTTGACACCTAAGCCTTGATCATACAAACCCGCCAAAAGGTAAGTTACTTTACGCCTGCCTTTCTCATTGGCGTCAATATTGTCATGAAATTCCTTGTACCATTTAAAAGAAGCCTCATAATTAGGTGCAGTTCCTTGTGAAAATAATTGTCCAAGCCTATATTGCGCCTCTACATTACCTTGTTCAGCACTTTTTAGTAACAAAGATTCTGCTTTTTCGGTGTTACCTGTTTTAAAATGAGTATTAGCAAGATGATATTGCGCATCTGCATTACCAAATTTTGCAGCCGCTAAAAACCATGTGTTGGCTCTTTTTAAATTTACCTTGACGCCTCGTCCTTGTTCATACATTAAAGCAAGATTATAATACGCATCTTCATAACCTTGTTTGGCTGCTTTCTCGATCCATTGATAAGCAATATTAAAATTACGCTTGCCACCAATACCCAAATAATACATCGTTCCAAAATAATATTGTGCCTTAGCATTGCCACTATGAGCAGATTTTCTTAACAATTCAATGCCTTTTTTGTCATTTTGCTTGGTTCCTTCTCCTCGAATATACATCAATCCCATAGCAGTTTGCGCTTCTACATCGTCAAGTTTAGAGGCATGAGAAAAAAGATTAAATGCTTTGCTGTAATTCTGTTCCACATTATTGCCATAATAATATTTTTTACCTTTCTCATAAAGGTCGTCATCAGCATAAAGGCTGTCGTCAGCCAACAAAGGTTGACTTAATAATAAAAGTAATAATATAATTTTTTTCATAAGAAATTAGCCTAGTATAACCCAGAAAATACAGAAAGTAGCGTACTTTTTACTCAAAAGCAAAGGAGATAACCAGTCATTTGACGAGTTTTTGAGCGGGAGAGGTGTTGTTTTATATGCTTCATAAGTAAATAGACAGAATTGTATACGAAAATAATATTTCAAGCAATAAAAAACCACCTCGAAAGGTGGTTTTTTATTTGTTGTGCTGAAATTAATCATCCACTAACAAAGCTGAGAATCGCTTAACGATTAGCGCCTCTTGCTTGTGCATCTGCATAACCTTTGGCATAAGCATCAGCCTGTGCCTTAGCAAAACCATCAGCTTGACCTTTAGCATAAGCGTCAGCTTGACCTTTAGCAGTTGCATCAGCAACACCATAAGCCTTACCATCAGCAACGCCAGAGCCAGTAGCATCGTTCTTATTTTTAGTGTCGAAGTTCATACCAAAGTCTGTATCGTTCAACCAGTTATTACCGCCCTTGAAAGGACCCCAGTTTTGAGCGCCATTGAATGGACCCGCATTAGAGCCACCGTTGAAAGGACCCCAGTTGTTGCCGCCATTAAATGGACCCCAGTTTGAGCCGCCATTTGCAGGGCCAAAGTTTGAACCAGAATCAAAAGGACCCCAATTGTTACTACCATTAGAACCATTGTTAAAGAAAGCTGAAACCGATGTAGCTGCCACAATAGCAGTAATTGCGATAATTTTTTTCATATTGTATTCTCCGAATTTTAAAAATTTACGCATCATTATTGATGCGCTTTAGTTTGTATCAAGTATTTTCTTGATAAACAAACATTATACTCAAATTATATGATAAATCAAGGGGCTTAACCAGTTAAGCACCTTTTCTTGAAATTTTCAAGTGAGCTTTTATAAATATATTGCTTATAATTACTAAACCTAAATCCATATTATTTAAAGGTGGCGCTTAAATCTGCTGAAAAACACCTAATTATCTTTCTGAATTTTGCCTAAGTTAAATTTTTAAATGGCTGTAGTATTTTTTTTCTTGTTATAACTATTATTTTAAACAGTAACTAGTTAATTCCAAAAAAAATTACTAAAAATAAGGTATCTTACAGTATGATTAAAATTTGGGTCTTAACTAGTTAAGCGGCTCTTTTCTAAAATTATCAAGTAAGATTTTATACATATCTTGCTTACGATTATTAAATCTAAATTCACATTCTTTAAGATGATATTTAAACATTTTTTTATTCATTCCTTTAAATTTTACTAGTCTAATTTTAGCATAACCCCAAAAAGATTCGATGCCGTTAATATGAGAATTTCCTCTGGCAAATTCATTTATAATACCCCAACAATTTCAGACAACATTCTAAACTTTCTTATTTCGAACAAGTTAAACTAAACAAAAAAAATCGGAGTAAAAAAATGAGTAAAAAACGAACCAAATACACCTCAGCATTTAAAACAAAATTAGTGCTTGAGTTATTACAAAATGAAAGCACTTTAGCACAGATTGCCAGCAAACACAATATTCTTCCACAGAATTTAGCAAACTGGAAGAAGACCTTCCTTGCCAACGCAGAGATTGCTATGGAACCATCAAAAGCAGTCAAAGAATACAAAGAAGCGCTTATTAAATCACAAAAGCAAAATGAGCGCTTAACTACACTCGTTGGCAAGGTAACTGTAGAAAAGGAGTGGTTATCAAAAAAGCTCGTCAGCTTGGGCTCATCTAATCTCAAACAATTAGTTGACCTCAAGCCATCCTTATTATCGGTTAATCATCAATGTCAATTGTTAGGCGTCAACAGAAGTGGGCTTTATTACAAGTCAAGTGTCAATCACACCAAGCAAACAATTAAAAAACACATTACCAAAGTGTTTGAACAAATACCCATCTATGGTGAAAAAAAAGTTCATCAACAATTACTTGAAGAGGGTTGCAAAGTCAGTTTAAACACCGTTGCACGCTATCGCCAAGAGTTAGGATTAAAGGCAGTATTGGCAGTTAAATCACTCCATGCTACAATACCAATCAAAGCACATAAAAAATACAGTTATAAGCTTAGGGGCTTGATATTAATCAGGCTAATCAAGTGTGGTCTACAGACATCACTTACATCAAGATTGCAGGCGGTATGGTTTATATGGCTGCTGTTATTGACTGGCATTCAAAGGCTGTATTATCACATAGAATATCCAACACTATGGATACACAATTGGTAATGGGTGTATTAAATGATGCACTAGATAAACACCCACATCCAGAGATATTTAATACCGATCAAGGTGCTCAATATACCAGTGAAGTGCATACCAAACGCTTAAAAGATTTAGGCGTTACAATATCAATGGATGGAAAAGGTAGGGCTACAGATAACATTTGCATTGAACGCTTCTGGCGAAGTGCCAAATGTGAAAGAATTTATTTAAACGAGTATCAATCTATTAGTGAGCTAGTCGCTGATGTAGATGATTATATTGAGTTCTATAATCATCGAAGATTCCACGAGACATTGGAATATAAAAAACCAATGAATGTGTATCAAGAAAGTGTAGAATTGAACCAGAAAAAGAAGAAGGCTTCTATATAAGAAAATTTAAAAAGTTGTCAGAAGTTTTGGGGTAATGTAGGTAGTTATAGAAACACAACAGCCAACCCGAGTGAAGATGATCGCACCATAAAAATCTCTTATAAAGACGCTGCTGACAACGAAAGTGCCGTGGGAACGGTAACTTTAGATATGGATTTAACACCACCTACGGCAACTTTAACCACAACAGAAAGCACAAAAAATAACAGCAATGTTGTTGTTCAAAGTAATGAAACTGGTTACGCTTACTTAGTTAAAAATGGTGAAACTATTCCTACAACCAAAGTAGGTTTTGATACTTTAGCAACTGGTAACACGGCTAATACAGTGGCAATTGGCGCAACAAACACAGCAACCAACTTACCAACAACAAACTTAGAAGCGGGCACTTACAAACTTTACACTATTGACGGTGCAGGCAATATTTCAGCAGTCAGCGCTAGTGGTGTAACAATTATCCCTACCCCTGCACACAGTCACACAATAAACACAGTGGGAACATTGGCTACACCTACCACTACGGGTGTTTCTTCGCTTGATTCTGGGATTCACTGGAATGTACCCACTGATAGAAAGATTACTTATAGTTTTAATACAGCCGCCATAGGCATGCCCAGTGATTACAATAATGCGGGTTATGGTATTGCTGATGGTTGGGCGGAACTTAGTGATGCACAAAAAACAGCAGTTAGATCTGTGATGACAAAAGCAGGGGAACTCGTCAATATCAATTTTACGGAAGTAGCAGATACTACCGCTCAAAGTGATGGCGATATTCAATTTAACATTACCAATACAAGCAGCGGTACCAATGGTTATGCTTATTCCCCTGGTACTTCTAGCAATTATTCTGGAGATATTTTTCTTTCGAGTACATTTAATACCAACCCTGCTGGTCATGGTTTGAATGCTGGAGAATCGGGCTGGTCTACAATTGCCCATGAATTGGGACATGCTTTAGGTTTGAAGCACCCTTTTTCAGGTTCAAACCCATTACTTCCTGGCGAAAATAATAAAAATCACACGATTATGTCTTATAATCCTGTAAATGCTTGGTTAGTCAAGTTCACTGCAACTAGTGATAGCACTGTTTCTTTTAGTGGTAAATACCTCTCGCCCGAACTTTTCTCTCTTTATGATGTTGCCGCCCTCCAGGCGCATTATGGCGTCAACGATAACACCAATACAGGCGACACAACCTATAGTTACGAATATACAGATTATGAACGCAATACAATCTGGGACGCTGGCGGCGTTGATTTAATTGACTTGTCTATGTGCATAGGTAATAGCAATGTTGATTTAAACCCAGGTTCTTTAAGTAGTGTTGATCAATATACAATGGCGCAAGTTATTCAAGTGCACCAAAACTCTGTAGGCGGGTCCAATTCAGCAGATTTTATAAGAGATAAGATTAATGCGCATGGAGCAGGTGTGATATATACAGGCAAAGACAATCTAGGTATCGCTACAGGAACAATTATTGAGAATGTCCTAACAGGTGTAGGAAATGACATAATCATTGATAATTTAGTTGATAACATCATTAAAACTGGTGCAGGTGATGATAATATTCATATCGGTCAAGGGGGTTACGATACCATTGATGGTGGTTTAGGCACTGATAAGCTTTATATTGATGCAAAGAAAGAAGATATTACTTATACAGCTGCATCTGCAAATGGTGGCGAATATGGGCTATTGACAACATCCAGTTACACAGCACAATTTAAAGGTATTGAAACTTTGTATTTTCAAAACGGCGAAACTATTATGGTTTAACTAAAGGGCACCCAAAAAGCGCATTCACGATACCCATCAGGGACATGATAAACCCATCTATTGAGAATAAAATAAGTTTAAGAATGTGGTAGTCGCGAGTGAATTCGAATCACCGACTTTCCATCATAATATCCGTCAGGAACAGAGAGGAACTTACATATTAAGAATAAATAAGTTTTGGAATATGGTAGTCGCGAGTGAATTCGAATCACCGACTTTCCATCATAACATCCGTCAGGGATATGATAAACCCATCTTTTAAGAATAAATAAGTTTAAGAATGTGGTAGTCGCGAGTGAATTCGAATCACCGACTTTCCATCATAACATCCGTCAGGGATATGATAAACCCATCTTTTAAGAATAAATAAGTTTAAGAATGTGGTAGTCGCGAGTGAATTCGAATCACCGACTTTCCATCATAATATCCGTCAGGAACAGAGAGGAACTTACATATTAAGAATAAATAAGTTTTGGAATATGGTAGTCGCGAGTGAATTCGAATCACCGACTTCCTCCATGTCAAGGAGAC
It contains:
- a CDS encoding IS3 family transposase IS1302 produces the protein MDTQLVMGVLNDALDKHPHPEIFNTDQGAQYTSEVHTKRLKDLGVTISMDGKGRATDNICIERFWRSAKCERIYLNEYQSISELVADVDDYIEFYNHRRFHETLEYKKPMNVYQESVELNQKKKKASI
- the esiB_1 gene encoding Secretory immunoglobulin A-binding protein EsiB, which produces MKKIILLLLLLSQPLLADDSLYADDDLYEKGKKYYYGNNVEQNYSKAFNLFSHASKLDDVEAQTAMGLMYIRGEGTKQNDKKGIELLRKSAHSGNAKAQYYFGTMYYLGIGGKRNFNIAYQWIEKAAKQGYEDAYYNLALMYEQGRGVKVNLKRANTWFLAAAKFGNADAQYHLANTHFKTGNTEKAESLLLKSAEQGNVEAQYRLGQLFSQGTAPNYEASFKWYKEFHDNIDANEKGRRKVTYLLAGLYDQGLGVKKDYYQSHRLYQQALNQGNLEAYLDVARHYEKGQGVERSLTKAYHFTLIAARANHRIAQREVTQMYRTGRGVKKSMKKANYWSKRLRE